Proteins co-encoded in one Candidatus Palauibacter polyketidifaciens genomic window:
- the thiC gene encoding phosphomethylpyrimidine synthase ThiC, which produces IGRGFKVKINANIGNSVVTSSIDEEVEKLRWATLWGADTVMDLSTGRNIHATREWILRNAPVPIGTVPIYQALEKVGGVPEELTWDIYRDTLVEQCEQGVDYFTVHAGLLLRYVPLTAERVTGIVSRGGSIIAKWCMAHHRENFLYAHFRELCEIVREYDVSLSLGDGLRPGSIADANDEAQFAELRTQGELTRIAWEYDVQVMNEGPGHVPMHLIRENMDKQLEWCDEAPFYTLGPLTTDIAPGYDHITSAIGAAAIGWHGTAMLCYVTPKEHLGLPDRDDVKAGVIAYRIAAHAADLARGHPGAQAWDDAISKARFEFRWEDQFNLSLDPVTARAFHDETLPAEGAKIAHFCSMCGPKFCAMKISEDVRRYARERGLDTGEAIERGLNEKADEFRRATAGHPTPGT; this is translated from the coding sequence CATCGGGCGCGGCTTCAAGGTGAAGATCAACGCCAACATCGGGAACTCGGTGGTGACGTCGTCGATCGACGAGGAGGTCGAGAAGCTCCGCTGGGCCACCCTGTGGGGCGCCGACACGGTCATGGACCTCTCGACGGGCCGGAACATCCACGCCACGCGGGAGTGGATCCTCCGCAACGCCCCCGTCCCCATCGGCACCGTGCCCATCTACCAGGCGCTGGAGAAGGTGGGCGGCGTCCCCGAGGAACTCACGTGGGACATATACCGCGACACCCTCGTCGAGCAGTGCGAGCAGGGGGTGGACTACTTCACCGTGCACGCGGGGCTGCTCCTCCGGTACGTGCCGCTCACGGCGGAGCGCGTGACGGGGATCGTGAGCCGCGGCGGGTCGATCATCGCCAAGTGGTGCATGGCCCACCACCGGGAGAACTTCCTCTACGCGCACTTCCGCGAGCTGTGCGAGATCGTGCGGGAGTACGACGTGTCGCTGTCGCTGGGGGACGGGCTGCGGCCGGGGTCGATCGCGGACGCCAACGACGAGGCGCAGTTCGCCGAACTGCGCACGCAGGGCGAACTCACGCGGATCGCGTGGGAATACGACGTGCAGGTCATGAACGAGGGCCCGGGGCACGTCCCCATGCACCTGATCCGCGAGAACATGGACAAGCAGCTCGAGTGGTGCGACGAGGCGCCCTTCTACACGCTGGGGCCGTTGACGACGGACATCGCGCCCGGCTACGACCACATCACGAGCGCGATCGGCGCGGCGGCGATCGGCTGGCACGGCACGGCGATGCTTTGCTACGTGACGCCCAAGGAGCACCTCGGGCTCCCCGACCGCGACGACGTGAAGGCCGGCGTCATCGCGTACCGGATCGCGGCGCACGCGGCGGACCTGGCGCGCGGTCACCCGGGCGCGCAGGCGTGGGACGACGCGATCTCGAAGGCCCGCTTCGAGTTCCGCTGGGAGGATCAGTTCAACCTCTCGCTCGACCCGGTGACCGCGCGCGCCTTCCACGACGAGACGCTCCCGGCGGAGGGCGCGAAGATCGCCCACTTCTGCTCGATGTGCGGCCCGAAGTTCTGCGCGATGAAGATCAGCGAGGACGTGCGCCGCTACGCCCGCGAGCGCGGTCTGGACACCGGCGAAGCCATCGAGCGGGGGTTGAACGAGAAGGCGGATGAGTTCCGTCGCGCGACCGCCGGCCATCCCACCCCGGGTACCTGA